In Ignavibacteria bacterium, the DNA window GAGACCGATGACATTCAAAGTTGAAGGAAAAGATTATTTTAATGAAAGAGCAATATCAACACAGCAAACAGGATTCTCGTTTGTAACACAATCACGTTCGAGCCTTCCGGACGCAATAGGCGGAATAATATGGTTCGGTGTAGATGATAACTATACAACAGTATATTCGCCATTCTACACAAGCATAAAAGAAGTACCGCCAAACTTTGCAGTCGGCAACGGCGATATGATGGTGTTTTCAGATTCATCGGCATTCTGGATTTTCAATCAGGTTTCAAATTTTGCTTACACAAGGTATAAAGATATGATACAGGACATCCAGCCTGTGCAGAGAGAGCTCGAGATGGGCTACATAAACAATACAGAAGCAGTTGACAGAGAAGCACTCGAGCTTTACAATCAGGACCCGCAGAAGGCAATTGACTATCTTACGGAGTATTCGCTTACAGCAGGAAAGACGACATTCAACCGCTGGAAGCAGTTGTATGGTTTTCTTTTCACAAAGTATATGGACGGCAATATTAAGTTTCCTGTTGAAGGGAGCAGAGTGCCGAAGGTTACACAACCCGGGTACAGCGAGGAATGGTATAAGAATCTGGTAAAAGAGACAGGTGAAAGGTACAAGGCAAAGGGCGACAGCGGGCATTAATAAACTGAACGAAAAAATTTTATGTCAAACAAAGAGCCGGTGAAAGCCGGCTTTTTGGTTATTAGAAATAGTTTTCAATTTCAAATTAGGTATTTCTTAACTATATTCACCAAATTATTTTGTATGTATAAATTATTAATATTATTATTCTTTGCTGTAGTTGTCACATCCTGCGGGAGCGAAAATACCGTGGCTCCGCCCGTTGTGACGAGTACGTATTCCAAGGTTCTAACAGTTGATTCAGCTAATACGAGAATCGAACTTTATAATGAAAATTCAAGCATTCTTCTTGTCGGTTATAATGAAATAGGGTTTAAGGTTTTTGTTGATAATATTGAAAAGAAAACAGGTTTCTTTAAGTATATGCCTGTAATGTTTCATACTTCGGGTCCTGGTCATTCAACTCCCGTGCAAAGCGATTTTTACTATGATAATACAAAGGGAATGTTCACGGGTTATGTCTGCTATTCTATGCTTTCAGATTCAACTTCTTTCTGGTTTGCGGATTATAATTACAACAATGAATTTAGTGTAAAGAGAAGGCAGTTTGACGTAGTACTTGGAACGGGAAATCAGATGAGAATCTGGTTTGATGCAGGAGCAAATATGCTTTATTATCTGACACTGATTTCACCTAAAGATCCTGTTGTAGGTCTTAATGATTTTAAAGTTATTCTTCATAAATCAGCAGACCAGGTAAACTATGATGAGGTCAGCAATGCACAAATGTACATAAAACCCTGGATGCCTGCTCATGGTCATGGTTCAAGCAGTAATGTTAACCCAGCTTTTTCATCATACGGCAGGTATGAGGGCAAGGTGAATTTCACTATGCCGGGTCAGTGGTTTGTGTATGATTCAATAGTTGTTAATAATCAGACGATTTCTTCTCCTTCTTTGTATTTAGTTTTTGATGCACGGTGAAAAGACTTTTCTTTATACTAATAATAATTATTTCATCTGAGTATTCTGTCTCTCAGGTCTGCTGCGGAGGGGGAGTGTATGATATTGCAGTTCTTTCATTGAACAAACGTGCGCTTTTTAACTTAGGTTACAAGTTTGATAATTATATGGGAGTTTGGGATGCCAACAACCAATGGAGGAAAGTATCGCAGACATACTATCAAATGACACCATCGCTTTCAGCGGCGTACAGGTTTAACAAGCATCTTCAGGCGGGGGTTCTTGTTCCTTATATTTTTAATGTAAATGAACTACCGGGTCTACCGACTAACGGAAGCGGAATAGGCGATGTAGTGCTTAGCGGCAGGTATGAAATATTTCACGAGTATGCATTGTATAAAGAGAAGGGAAAAATTAAAACGGATAAAATAACTCCATACTTTGCTGTTACATTTGGTATGACGTTTCCTTCGGGAAAATCTGATGAGAATGCAAACAGCGAGGTTGATATTACGGGAAAAGGTTTTTATACTTCTTCGCTCGGACTTTCGTTTATTAAAACAATCATGAAGGATAAGATACAGCTGGGTACGGACTTAAGCTGGCAGCATAGTTTTCCGAAGACTTATACGAAATACTACAATCAGGAAATTCAGCCGTATGAAAGGAGGCAGGGTGACAGGTTTAATTTCGTGCTTTCAGGAAATTACTTTATTAATTTTTACAATTCAATTTCGCTTGCCGTTTCGGGTTTCTTGCAGAATGGATATTCAATAAACGATGTTAAAGTTGAGAATACAAACGAAAGCGTTGTTAATTTTACGGCTTCTTATACTTATTATCCTAAAACTTACTTAAGAATTACACCTCTTTTCAAATGGAATATCCCGTCTAACGGATTTGGCTCTAATACAGCAGGATCGCTGCTTTTCGGTATCAACCTTGTGTATTATATTGAAAACCTTGATGATTTTTAAATTATCATTCGATAATATAAATGCATTTTTATTAATATCCCATCAATTTTTTAACACAAGTACCAGCACTGAACAATTGCTCTATTGCAAATTTGAATGAATCAAATCCTTTCGACAATTCGTACACAGGCATCATACCAACAGCAGAAACATCTGTTTTCTCGTCATAAAACATGAATGATATATATCCATGTGTAGCCCCGGTATGCCCGTAACCAAAATCGGGAAAGAATGTACATCCGAGTCCGTATTTAAAATTAGAGGCAGAAACATTTGTTCTCATAAGGTTTACAGATTCAGGAGTGAGTATATTCTTTCCTTTCATCAATGTACGGATATAAGTGTTCAGCATTCTCAACGTACCACAGCCGTTTCCTTCGGCGACTCCCGCACTCATATTCGCAATAGTTTCCGATATAGTGGTATCTGGATTGTATGTAATACTCGTTGCATAGGGAACAGGAGGGTATTGGTCAGATGCAAGATAGGGAAACTTAAATCCCAATGGAACCGGTGCAGAAGCACCAAACAGGTAATCATACATGTAATCGGAGAAAATTTTTGCAGAACCTGAACGAAAAGAATAAACACGTGCAATAATTTCACTTAGTATTGTATAACCTGTGTTGGAGTAATGATATCCTTCGCCTGGAGCGAAATAGTATAAATTATGAAGGGTTAATTGATTCACAAGTTCTGATGATGTAAACTGGTGGTTTGGGTCGAGAGACAGAATGTAATCAACGTAACCTGTACCATTGCAACTCGGGACGGAGTCATTTAAAATATCATATACTCCTGCGGCGTGCTGAAGCAGTTTTTCAATTGTAATACTATTTTTAAAAGGGATATTCCATGCGGGTATTTCGGGAACGTATGTAATATCACTGTTAGGAATGTATTTCGTAATAGTATCATAAATATTCAGCCATCCGTCTTCGTACATGTTCAATACCGCTGCAGCCACCATATTCTTGGTATTGCTTGCAAAGCGGAAATATGTATCAGGAGTAATTGCGAAACCGCCGGTAGGAACAGAGCTTACGAATATCTCATCTTCCGGAGTTGTAACCATTATGTTAATTGAAGGGATGTATTTCCCGGATATCTCCTGAAGCACATTTCTGACGCTATCCACAAGCCTCAGTGCCTCTTCTTTGTTGGCTTTTTTATCCTGCGCAGAGATATTAGAGAATAAATTAAATATATAGAATAGTAAAAAGAAAAGCGAAATGTTTACTGCATACTTTTTCATGTGATAATATTTAAAATATTATATTATGTTAAATTTATATAGACTTAATTATTATTACAAGTCATACATTTATGAATTGATGATACGCAGCTCTATACTATAGGGTATAATAAAGGAAAGTATTAATAATACTCTGCAAGATATGCTTTCAGTTTTTCGAAAGCTTTTGCCCTGTGAGATATACGGTTCTTTTCTTCTATATCAAGTTCGGCAAATGTCTTATGGTATCCATTAGGCAGGAATACTGCATCGTACCCGAAACCTTTTTCACCCTTTTCCTCAAGGGTTATTTTACCTTCGCATACTCCGTCTAATAACTCGTATTTATCCTTGGCGTAATAGTAGCAAACAACCGTTCGGAAATATGCGTTACGGCTCACCATAGGAACACCTTCAAGTTCTTTTAATAACTTTATTCTATTGTCAGCATAAGTAACATTTTCACCTGCATAACGTGATGAATAAACACCGGGTGCACCG includes these proteins:
- a CDS encoding FixH family protein, with protein sequence MYKLLILLFFAVVVTSCGSENTVAPPVVTSTYSKVLTVDSANTRIELYNENSSILLVGYNEIGFKVFVDNIEKKTGFFKYMPVMFHTSGPGHSTPVQSDFYYDNTKGMFTGYVCYSMLSDSTSFWFADYNYNNEFSVKRRQFDVVLGTGNQMRIWFDAGANMLYYLTLISPKDPVVGLNDFKVILHKSADQVNYDEVSNAQMYIKPWMPAHGHGSSSNVNPAFSSYGRYEGKVNFTMPGQWFVYDSIVVNNQTISSPSLYLVFDAR
- a CDS encoding serine hydrolase domain-containing protein → MKKYAVNISLFFLLFYIFNLFSNISAQDKKANKEEALRLVDSVRNVLQEISGKYIPSINIMVTTPEDEIFVSSVPTGGFAITPDTYFRFASNTKNMVAAAVLNMYEDGWLNIYDTITKYIPNSDITYVPEIPAWNIPFKNSITIEKLLQHAAGVYDILNDSVPSCNGTGYVDYILSLDPNHQFTSSELVNQLTLHNLYYFAPGEGYHYSNTGYTILSEIIARVYSFRSGSAKIFSDYMYDYLFGASAPVPLGFKFPYLASDQYPPVPYATSITYNPDTTISETIANMSAGVAEGNGCGTLRMLNTYIRTLMKGKNILTPESVNLMRTNVSASNFKYGLGCTFFPDFGYGHTGATHGYISFMFYDEKTDVSAVGMMPVYELSKGFDSFKFAIEQLFSAGTCVKKLMGY
- the rdgB gene encoding RdgB/HAM1 family non-canonical purine NTP pyrophosphatase; this translates as MSINKRQLLAATNNKDKVKEIRELLKDLDIEIKTLNDLNLNIDVEEDEDTLEGNALKKAEEIWNRVNIPCSADDTGLFVDALNGAPGVYSSRYAGENVTYADNRIKLLKELEGVPMVSRNAYFRTVVCYYYAKDKYELLDGVCEGKITLEEKGEKGFGYDAVFLPNGYHKTFAELDIEEKNRISHRAKAFEKLKAYLAEYY